A region from the Methanofollis liminatans DSM 4140 genome encodes:
- a CDS encoding DUF4405 domain-containing protein, protein MQKRQVNAIVDLAMLVAFVIVALSSIVLLFFLPSAGGGWVHASTGVANLKVFLGVTRGQWVDLHNITGIVFIVLMAVHTLLHIPYFRDIRRCLLPGKNDRCENE, encoded by the coding sequence ATGCAGAAGAGACAGGTGAATGCGATCGTCGACCTTGCGATGCTCGTGGCATTCGTTATCGTCGCCTTATCGTCTATCGTCCTCTTGTTCTTCCTCCCATCGGCAGGCGGGGGATGGGTGCACGCCAGCACCGGCGTCGCGAACCTGAAAGTGTTCCTGGGCGTCACCAGGGGTCAGTGGGTGGACCTCCACAATATCACCGGCATCGTCTTCATCGTGCTGATGGCCGTCCATACTCTCCTCCATATCCCCTATTTCAGGGATATCAGGCGCTGTCTTTTGCCGGGAAAAAATGACCGGTGCGAGAATGAGTGA
- a CDS encoding aminotransferase class I/II-fold pyridoxal phosphate-dependent enzyme → MRDFVSERARVIPPSGIRKFFDLCMGMQDVVSLGVGEPDFVTPWNVCEAGIYSIEQGVTSYTSNRGYPPLLAALALDLEQKYGLSYSPAEEIIVTTGVSEAADIAIRAVTDPGDEVIVLDPAYVSYAPCVTLAGGVPVPLPCLEKDRFRVTPDALMERVTQKTKSLVLNFPNNPTGGVMNRDDYRAIADIIVDHDLVLISDEVYSELTYDGTHCSPASMDDLRDRTITLNGFSKAYAMTGWRIGYLCAPKPICDAALKIHQYVMLCAPVMGQIAAHAALRQAEENKNEMVREYRLRRNLFVEGLNRIGLACHLPQGAFYAFPSIETTGLSDEEFAERLLKEQKVAVVPGSAFGASGKGHIRCSYATSRQNLSLAVERMGAFIAGLP, encoded by the coding sequence GACTTCGTGACCCCCTGGAACGTCTGCGAGGCAGGCATCTACTCGATCGAGCAGGGCGTCACCTCGTACACCTCGAACCGGGGCTACCCGCCCCTGCTGGCGGCGCTCGCCCTCGACCTGGAGCAGAAGTACGGCCTCTCCTACTCGCCTGCAGAGGAGATCATCGTCACGACCGGCGTCTCCGAAGCGGCCGACATCGCCATCAGGGCCGTCACCGACCCGGGGGACGAGGTGATCGTCCTGGACCCGGCCTATGTCAGTTACGCCCCCTGCGTCACCCTGGCCGGCGGCGTGCCGGTGCCCCTGCCCTGCCTGGAGAAGGACCGCTTCAGGGTGACGCCCGACGCCCTGATGGAGCGCGTCACACAAAAGACCAAATCCCTGGTGCTCAACTTCCCGAACAACCCGACCGGCGGGGTGATGAACAGGGACGACTACCGCGCCATCGCCGACATCATCGTCGACCACGACCTCGTCCTGATCTCCGACGAGGTCTACTCCGAGCTCACCTACGACGGCACCCACTGCTCGCCGGCCTCGATGGACGACCTGCGCGACCGGACGATCACGCTCAACGGTTTCTCCAAGGCCTATGCGATGACCGGGTGGCGGATCGGTTACCTCTGCGCCCCCAAGCCGATCTGCGACGCCGCCCTGAAGATCCACCAGTACGTGATGCTCTGCGCCCCGGTGATGGGGCAGATCGCCGCCCATGCGGCGCTCAGGCAGGCCGAAGAGAACAAAAACGAGATGGTGCGGGAGTACCGCCTCCGCCGGAACCTCTTCGTGGAGGGTCTCAATCGGATCGGTCTCGCCTGTCACCTTCCGCAGGGCGCCTTCTACGCCTTCCCCTCGATCGAGACGACCGGCCTTTCAGACGAGGAGTTTGCCGAGCGCCTCCTCAAGGAGCAGAAGGTCGCCGTTGTTCCCGGCAGCGCCTTCGGCGCCTCGGGGAAGGGGCATATCCGCTGCTCCTATGCGACGAGCCGCCAGAACCTCTCCCTGGCCGTCGAGCGGATGGGGGCGTTCATCGCCGGTCTGCCGTGA